A genomic window from Populus nigra chromosome 7, ddPopNigr1.1, whole genome shotgun sequence includes:
- the LOC133699378 gene encoding serine/threonine-protein kinase BLUS1-like: MSASSSSSRADGKVQIQYPTGADAYRILEQIGGGARATVHKATCVNNDIRYSGLVSIKIIDLEQYSAADLDGLRRESKAMSLHSHPNFLGSLCSFTVDHHLWLVMPYMAAGSLQSIVSSFFPDGLLEPCIAIVLKETLKGLSYLHRLDYLHTDIKAGNILLNHTDNGSIKLEDSGMSVWIYDSNSIEKSSSLSSSSKMRLTDVAGTPYWMAPEVIQDSNTGYSFKSDIWSFGVTALELAHGGPPFSYLPPSKSLMLKIKKRFGLSDYDYDYDEKSKKDFKNNHFSQAFKDMVASCLDQDPSRRPSADQLLQYSLFKNCEGLDLLFNEFFRGLPNVEERFKEPNASSDGTSSQITSGTDTDSAGSSVKTTRISGWKFNKSKFELEPEFHAESKDDVVKTVHFGGETIIDTDTNIGFSESSSGSGDLEGLVGDHAGANMSGIEGAVETLNQETVAEKASSRYDFSVTKRV, encoded by the coding sequence ATGTCagcttcatcttcatcatccaGGGCTGATGGAAAAGTTCAAATTCAATACCCAACGGGCGCAGATGCATATAGAATCTTGGAACAGATTGGTGGTGGTGCTCGTGCCACAGTTCACAAAGCAACATGTGTCAACAACGACATCCGGTACTCAGGTTTGGTTTCAATCAAGATTATTGATCTTGAACAATATTCTGCAGCCGATCTTGATGGTCTCAGACGTGAATCCAAGGCCATGTCACTTCATTCACACCCTAACTTTCTTGGCTCCCTTTGTTCTTTTACCGTGGATCACCATCTTTGGCTGGTTATGCCTTACATGGCTGCTGGTTCTCTCCAATCCATagtctcttcttttttccctgaTGGCCTGCTAGAGCCATGCATTGCTATAGTTCTCAAAGAGACCCTAAAGGGGTTGTCTTATCTTCATCGCCTAGACTATTTACACACAGATATCAAGGCAGGAAACATTCTTTTAAATCACACAGATAATGGCAGCATAAAACTTGAAGATTCTGGCATGTCGGTCTGGATTTACGACTCCAACAGCATTGAGAAATCATCCTCATTGTCTTCCTCATCAAAAATGAGGTTAACTGATGTTGCAGGGACTCCATATTGGATGGCGCCAGAGGTTATACAAGACTCAAATACAGGTTATAGTTTCAAGTCTGATATATGGTCTTTTGGTGTTACTGCGTTGGAATTGGCCCATGGCGGACCTCCTTTCTCCTACCTTCCTCCTTCGAAGTCTTTGatgttgaagataaagaagaggTTTGGGTTAtctgattatgattatgattacgATGAGAAGAGCAAGAAAGATTTCAAGAACAACCACTTTTCTCAAGCGTTCAAAGATATGGTTGCTTCTTGTCTTGATCAAGACCCTTCAAGGAGACCTTCTGCTGATCAGCTGTTACAGTATTCTTTGTTCAAGAACTGTGAAGGATTGGACCTTTTGTTCAACGAGTTTTTCCGTGGGTTGCCTAATGTTGAAGAAAGATTCAAAGAACCCAACGCTTCAAGTGATGGGACATCAAGCCAGATTACTTCTGGTACTGACACTGACTCAGCGGGTTCAAGTGTGAAGACTACAAGGATCAGTGGCTGGAAATTTAATAAGAGCAAATTCGAGCTTGAGCCAGAATTTCACGCTGAGTCAAAAGATGATGTTGTGAAAACGGTTCATTTTGGAGGTGAAACCATCATCGATACGGACACCAACATTGGGTTCAGTGAGTCGTCAAGCGGGTCAGGTGACTTGGAGGGTTTAGTGGGAGATCATGCTGGTGCAAACATGAGTGGAATAGAAGGAGCTGTTGAGACCCTTAATCAAGAGACAGTAGCAGAGAAGGCGAGTAGCAGGTATGATTTTTCTGTTACGAAGAGAGTCTGA
- the LOC133699178 gene encoding germin-like protein 9-3 codes for MASASSTFKFLSLLVALFVIAKMAIAGDPDIISDFIVPLNATTVDGAFFTFTGMRALVGTQPPSAFKVSKVSAAEFPALIGQSVSYAVLQFPAGTTNPPHTHPRSAELLFLVDGSLQVGFVDTTNKLFTQTLQAGDMFIFPKGLVHFQYNADAQNPALAISAFGSASAGTVSLPTTLFTTSIDDNILAKAFKTDVATIQALKAGLAPKP; via the coding sequence ATGGCATCAGCTTCTTCCACCTTCAAATTCTTGTCACTGCTAGTAGCTTTATTTGTCATCGCCAAAATGGCAATCGCTGGAGACCCGGATATTATTTCTGATTTTATAGTCCCACTAAATGCAACCACGGTTGATGGAGCATTCTTCACTTTCACTGGCATGCGTGCCCTTGTTGGCACACAACCACCTTCAGCTTTCAAGGTCTCAAAGGTAAGTGCAGCCGAATTTCCAGCTCTTATTGGGCAAAGCGTTTCATATGCGGTGCTTCAATTCCCGGCTGGCACTACTAATCCACCTCACACTCATCCTCGGTCTGCGGAGCTTCTTTTCCTTGTTGATGGTTCTCTTCAAGTAGGATTCGTCGACACAACCAACAAGCTCTTCACCCAGACTCTACAGGCTGGTGATATGTTCATATTTCCCAAGGGGCTCGTCCACTTCCAATACAATGCCGATGCTCAAAATCCAGCTTTGGCAATTTCTGCTTTCGGAAGTGCTAGTGCAGGGACTGTATCACTTCCTACTACCCTTTTCACCACCAGCATTGACGATAACATCTTGGCTAAGGCCTTCAAGACTGATGTTGCCACCATTCAAGCTCTGAAGGCTGGTCTTGCACCAAAGCCTTGA
- the LOC133699486 gene encoding putative disease resistance protein At3g14460, whose amino-acid sequence MWNLPETESGILSALRLSYSHLSSHLKQCFAYCAIFPKDYEFEEGELVSLWMSEGFLKKKMKKKHMEDLGHEYFRDLSSRSFFQRSSSNISRFIMHDLISDLARFVSGEICFYLDDTKKEPCSVESYAAVRHSSFTSHRYEISQRFDVFYEMKNLRTFLALPTYLSQSRPYHLSSKVLDDLVPKLKCLRALSLAGYSIEELPNSTGTLKRLRYLNLSYTWIKRLPESLGELFNLQTLRLRGCRKLVELPTCVVNLINLQCLDIRDTDGLQEMPPQISKLINLRMLPKFIVGEGKGLGITELMKLSHLQGQLKIEGLLKVNIRDAELAKLKEKTGLCDLALHWISNFDDSLRNERNELHVLDSLKPHRSLEKLSVTSYGGTEFPSWIGDSCYSKMVHLKLLTCRKITSLSSVGKLPALRHLSIEGMDGVKEVYAEDFQSLETLYIGDMLGWEQWFWSDGINESTWGKFPKLSELTLINCPRLIGDLPSCLPSLKKLHVEKCQGVVLALRAAPDLTSLSSLQLIQISGLVSLHEELVQALVALEDLDLVCCNELTYLWQDGVDLDKLSSLKHLQIVECEQLVSLVEGEEGVLPCNLEVLTVEDCCNLGKLANGLNSLTSLRDLTILRCRKLVCFSEGAGLPLSLKRLVISNCDSLRSLPDGMMTMVNYSDCNQCLLEVLLVAACPSLKSLPKGKLPKTLRFLNISWDNQESLPEGILQRDARETSRSNLEHLTLHSLSAPSFPTGEFPISLKELNIVNCRIPSLPSLHFLFHLTELRIMRCNELKSFPKGGLPLPNLISLFIYLCEKLRSLPTHMDSLKSLQDLSISNCHRLDSLPERGLPPNLTSLQIINCKISLPISEWGLRMLTSLKRFLVRSTIDVDRFPDDEGLLLPPSLTFLEISNQENLKSISRGLQHLTSLEVLNIFECPIPWFFPREGFPLSLGRIGIRSSPLLEEQCLKEKGDYWSIIAHIPEVYIS is encoded by the coding sequence ATGTGGAATTTGCCAGAAACTGAAAGTGGCATTCTTTCAGCTTTGAGATTAAGCTATAGTCATCTTTCTTCCCATTTGAAGCAGTGTTTTGCTTACTGCGCAATCTTTCCTAAAGATTATGAGTTCGAGGAGGGTGAGCTAGTTTCCCTGTGGATGTCAGAGGGTtttctgaagaaaaaaatgaaaaagaagcaCATGGAAGACTTAGGCCATGAATATTTTCGTGATTTATCATCAAGGTCGTTTTTTCAACGATCTAGTAGCAACATATCACGATTTATAATGCATGATCTTATAAGTGATCTTGCTCGGTTTGTAAGTGGAGAAATATGCTTTTACTTGGATGACACGAAGAAGGAACCATGCTCAGTAGAATCATATGCTGCAGTTCGCCACTCTTCATTCACTTCTCATAGATATGAAATTTCTCAAAGATTTGATGTCTTCTATGAAATGAAGAACTTGCGAACATTCTTAGCATTGCCAACTTATTTATCACAGTCAAGGCCTTATCACTTATCTAGCAAGGTGTTGGATGATTTAGTgccaaaattaaaatgtttaaggGCATTGTCACTAGCTGGTTATTCTATTGAGGAATTGCCAAATTCTACTGGTACCTTAAAGCGTTTACGTTACCTTAACTTGTCCTATACTTGGATTAAAAGATTACCTGAATCGTTGGGTGAACTCTTCAACTTGCAGACTTTGAGGTTACGTGGGTGCCGGAAGCTTGTTGAGTTGCCCACATGTGttgtcaatttaattaatttgcagTGCCTTGATATTAGAGATACAGATGGGTTGCAGGAGATGCCTCCGCAGATAAGCAAATTGATAAATCTTCGCATGTTGCCTAAGTTTATCGTGGGAGAAGGAAAAGGGCTTGGGATAACGGAGTTGATGAAGCTTTCGCATTTACAAGGGCAGCTTAAAATAGAGGGGTTGCTTAAGGTGAATATTCGAGATGCAGAACTTGCAAAACTGAAAGAGAAGACAGGTCTATGTGACTTAGCCTTGCATTGGATTAGTAATTTTGATGATTCACTACGAAATGAAAGGAATGAACTGCATGTCCTTGACTCATTAAAGCCTCACCGAAGTCTAGAAAAGCTTTCAGTTACATCATATGGCGGTACCGAGTTTCCATCATGGATAGGGGATAGCTGTTATTCTAAAATGGTGCACCTAAAGCTTCTTACATGTCGTAAGATCACATCACTTTCATCGGTTGGAAAACTCCCTGCTCTAAGGCATTTGAGCATAGAAGGAATGGATGGGGTGAAAGAAGTGTATGCTGAGGATTTCCAATCTCTTGAGACTTTGTACATCGGAGATATGTTGGGGTGGGAGCAATGGTTTTGGTCTGACGGTATCAATGAAAGTACTTGGGGAAAATTTCCTAAACTCAGTGAACTTACCTTGATAAATTGTCCGAGGTTGATTGGAGATTTGCCAAGTTGCCTTCCTTCCCTCAAAAAGCTTCACGTTGAAAAATGTCAAGGGGTGGTTCTTGCTCTCAGAGCGGCGCCTGATCTAACATCCCTCTCAAGCTtacaattaattcaaatttcCGGCCTTGTAAGTTTACATGAAGAGCTCGTGCAGGCCTTGGTGGCGCTTGAAGATCTTGATCTTGTATGTTGTAATGAATTGACGTACTTGTGGCAAGATGGGGTTGATTTAGACAAACTTTCtagtttaaaacatttacagaTCGTTGAATGTGAGCAGCTCGTGTCGCTGGTAGAGGGTGAGGAAGGGGTTTTGCCTTGCAATCTTGAGGTTTTGACAGTGGAAGACTGTTGTAACTTGGGGAAGCTGGCAAATGGGCTGAACAGCCTCACATCGCTCAGAGACTTGACAATACTTAGATGCAGAAAACTAGTGTGCTTTTCTGAAGGAGCAGGTTTGCCCCTCTCTCTCAAACGTCTTGTGATTTCAAATTGTGATTCTCTGAGATCGTTGCCCGATGGAATGATGACAATGGTGAACTACAGCGATTGTAACCAGTGCCTTCTTGAAGTGTTGTTAGTTGCTGCTTGTCCATCCCTAAAATCTCTTCCTAAGGGGAAGTTGCCAAAAACACTCAGGTTCTTGAACATTTCTTGGGATAACCAAGAGTCTCTTCCAGAGGGGATTTTGCAACGTGATGCAAGGGAGACTTCTCGCTCTAATCTTGAGCATTTAACACTACACAGTTTATCTGCCCCATCCTTTCCAACTGGCGAGTTTCCTATTTCTCTAAAGGAACTTAATATTGTCAATTGCAGAATACCGTCATTACCATCCCTGCATTTCCTCTTCCATCTCACTGAGTTGAGGATAATGAGGTGCAATGAGTTGAAGTCGTTCCCCAAAGGGGGCTTGCCCCTCCCAAATCTCATCTCTCTTTTCATATACCTTTGTGAAAAGTTGAGGTCCCTACCCACTCACATGGATAGCCTCAAGTCTCTTCAAGATTTAAGCATATCTAATTGTCACCGTCTGGATTCCTTACCGGAAAGGGGTTTGCCACCTAACCTGACTTCACTCCAAATTATAAATTGCAAAATTTCACTGCCAATCTCAGAGTGGGGACTCCGCATGCTCACTTCTCTTAAACGATTCTTAGTCAGATCTACAATAGATGTAGATCGCTTTCCGGATGATGAAGGTCTGCTACTTCCCCCTTCGTTAACTTTTCTTGAGATCTCTAATCAGGAGAATCTTAAATCGATATCCAGAGGCCTCCAACACCTCACCTCCCTTGAAGTATTAAACATTTTTGAGTGCCCTATACCCTGGTTCTTCCCCAGGGAGGGCTTCCCTCTCTCACTTGGACGTATAGGTATCCGTAGCAGCCCTCTTCTGGAGGAACAATGcttgaaagaaaaaggagattATTGGTCCATCATTGCCCACATCCCCGAAGTTTATATCTCGTAA
- the LOC133698493 gene encoding NADH--cytochrome b5 reductase 1-like has product MENLQSHRAEMIGIAVALVAIGASTAFYFYITKKPKGCLDPENFKEFKLVKRTELSHNVAKFKFALPKPNSVLGLPIGQHMSCRGKDSAGEEVIKPYTPTTLDSDLGYFELVIKMYPQGRMSHHFREMREGDYLAVKGPKGRFKYQPNQVRAFGMIAGGTGITPMFQVTRAILENPNDKTNIHLIYANVTYEDILLKEEIDNLATTFPNRFKVYYVLNQPPEGWEGGIGFISKEMIQSHCPLPAADVQILRCGPPPMNKAMASNLNDLGYAAQMQFQF; this is encoded by the exons ATGGAAAATTTACAGTCGCATAGGGCTGAAATGATAGGCATAGCTGTGGCTCTTGTTGCCATTGGTGCTAGCACTGCTTTTTATTTCTACATCACCAAGAAACCTAAAG GCTGCTTGGACCCTGAAAATTTTAAGGAATTTAAACTTGTTAAGAGAACCGAACTCAGTCATAATGTGGCTAAGTTTAAATTTGCTCTTCCCAAGCCGAATTCAGTATTGGGACTGCCAATTGGACAACATATGAGTTGCAG AGGAAAGGATAGTGCTGGTGAAGAAGTTATCAAGCCGTATACTCCTACAACTTTGGATTCTGATCTTGGGTACTTTGAACTAGTTATAAAG ATGTATCCACAAGGTAGAATGTCCCACCACTTCCGTGAAATGCGTGAAGGTGATTACTTGGCTGTTAAGGGGCCTAAG ggGCGCTTCAAGTATCAACCTAACCAAGTCAGAGCTTTTGGAATGATTGCTGGAGGCACTGGAATCACTCCCATGTTCCAA GTTACTAGAGCCATTTTAGAAAACCCAAATGACAAAACCAACATACATCTTATTTATGCCAATGTCACATATGAGGACATTCTTTTGAAG GAAGAGATTGATAATCTTGCAACCACTTTTCCTAACCGATTTAAGGTCTACTATGTTTTGAATcag CCACCAGAAGGATGGGAGGGTGGCATTGGATTCATATCCAAGGAAATGATTCAGTCACACTGCCCCCTACCAGCTGCAGATGTTCAG ATATTGAGGTGTGGACCTCCACCAATGAACAAGGCCATGGCATCTAACCTAAATGATCTTGGATATGCTGCCCAAATGCAGTTCCAATTTTGA